The window GGATATCCTCATTTTCTTCAGGCTTAAAAGGGATATCGACAGCACGCACTATTGTAGTGGCGCGGCCGGCCAAACTCAAAAAGAACTTTTGGCCTTCCTTATCGGGAATTCTTTCATCCAGTTTTTCCATATCGGGCAGAATGGGAACATAGTTATCGCTTTTAAAATACTTCAATTTTTCAAGTAAAATTCTAAAGGCCGCATCCTTTACCCTTTCTTTAAATTGAGGTTCCTCCTTCATTGCCCTGATATTATCCTTCCAAAAAGCTTGATAGTGCCGAGGCGTTGTGGAAGATTCGATTATATCGTTTCCGGCTTCTAAGGCCATTTTAACAGCCTTTGCAATACCCCCTGCAAAATTCATAGCCCCATGCATCATCATGTCATCGGTAATTATAAGTCCTTTAAACCCCAGTTCTCCGCGCAGTATATCCGTTAAAAGATATTTGGAAAATGTTGCAGGCTCTCCATTAGGTAAGATTGATGAAAAGTTTAAGTGTCCTGTCATAATTGCAGGTACGCCGGCATCTATCAGATATTTAAAGGGAATCAATTCCCTGTTGCGGAAGGTTTCTTCGGATATGTCGATTTTAGGCAGACGGCCGTGACTGTCAATGCTGGTATCTCCATGACCCGGAAAATGTTTTGCCGTTGTAAGAACGCCTGCATCCCTGCTTCCCCGTACAAAGGCGGCTCCCAATATTCCTACAGCATGAGGGGAGTCCCCAAAGGAGCGTGGGCCTATTATTGACGAGTCATGGTCCGTTAAAAGGTCTACAGTGGGAGCAAAGTTTAAGTTTATACCTAGCGCCCTTATTTCTCTTGAAATATAATAGCCGGAATAGTAAGAATCTTGAGGTATGCCCGATGCTCCTATTGCAAGATTTCCGGGAGTTTCAGAGGTCAGACCCTTTACATGCCGAACCCAGCCTCCTTCTTGATCGGTTGCAACAAAAAGCGGAATACCGAATCTTCCTTCGAGGGATTTTTTTTGTAAAATGGAAATGGATTTTGCAAGTTTGCGGGAATCGCCGGTATTCCAGCCGAAAACTTTTATACTGCCCAATCCGGAGTCTTGAATCCATGACAAAAGTAAGTCCCCGGGATCTTGGCCTGCCCAGCCGAACATAAAGGTTTGAGCCAAAAGTTCCTCATCGGTCATGTTCTCAATTATTTCGGCGGCCAGTTCTTCGTTCGGTACATTATCGTAAAAGTTGGGTAATCGTTTTACGGAAGAAACGGAGTTCAAATCGACCGCCAATAAAAAAATACATAAAAAAAATAGTATGCTCTTTTTTGCAAGTGAGAATTCGATTTTCATAAGTTTATTTATTCCAGCCAGTAAACCTTATCGGGTGCTCTTTCTGTAAGGAAAAAATTTTCATATCGGTTTGATGATTCTACACGAATATCATCAGGAAAAT of the Treponema denticola ATCC 35405 genome contains:
- a CDS encoding glycoside hydrolase family 3 protein, whose translation is MKIEFSLAKKSILFFLCIFLLAVDLNSVSSVKRLPNFYDNVPNEELAAEIIENMTDEELLAQTFMFGWAGQDPGDLLLSWIQDSGLGSIKVFGWNTGDSRKLAKSISILQKKSLEGRFGIPLFVATDQEGGWVRHVKGLTSETPGNLAIGASGIPQDSYYSGYYISREIRALGINLNFAPTVDLLTDHDSSIIGPRSFGDSPHAVGILGAAFVRGSRDAGVLTTAKHFPGHGDTSIDSHGRLPKIDISEETFRNRELIPFKYLIDAGVPAIMTGHLNFSSILPNGEPATFSKYLLTDILRGELGFKGLIITDDMMMHGAMNFAGGIAKAVKMALEAGNDIIESSTTPRHYQAFWKDNIRAMKEEPQFKERVKDAAFRILLEKLKYFKSDNYVPILPDMEKLDERIPDKEGQKFFLSLAGRATTIVRAVDIPFKPEENEDILLVSAYKDFFKYGLKRFPKAKIIEVDSAYYHVRNFDTIIFCLSDKYSLGVLQKIMYSYPKKKYIVISVLSPAFLVKVPKVQTAIAIYSYSPASFTAAFGALCGDFIPNGKLPISGIE